The Candidatus Methylacidiphilales bacterium genome segment GAGGGGTTGATCATTCGTGCCTCAGAGATTGCGAAGCGTGGCGATTATGCAGGGGCTTGGGAGAACCTTGAGCAAGCTTACAAGAAATTTCCGGACGATCCTAAGCTGAATCAACTTCGGGCGGATTACACTACGCAGGCTGCGGAATTCGTTCGCCATCTTCGTTGGGCAGAGGAACAGGAGCAGCGCAATCAACTGGGATCGAGTCTTGCGCTTTATTTGAAAACGCAGCAGCTCTATCCTCCTAGCGAGCTTGCTCGGGAGGGGGTGGAGCGGCTGATCAAAAAAATCTGGCCGCACGTTGAGGCCTCGTCAGTGCAGCGCTAGGGGCGTTTTTTTTGGCGATTTTTGCATCGGGTGTTGAATTCAGCGATTGCGTAATCACTTGGCCAGGCGGCGCCGAGCCGCGCGCGCAACTCGATGAGCACTTCTTCGTCGGTTTTTGTGCGGCGGATCAGGGTTTCGAATTGCTGTGGGCTTAAGCAGAGGAATTCGAGCACGGCTTTGCCATAGCCTTTCCGCATAACTTCCTTTGAGCCGTTTCGCACAGACTCGATCAGCTCACGCAAGTAGATAATTCCGCCAAGCTCTCCTTTGGCGGTTTGCGGGAAGGATGAGGCGTTTTGAGGGGTCGCCGTCATAGGGCGTTTTGATTATTCCGCTTGTGGGTGCCGGCGACAAGCTTTCGGAATTAGAAGGCTTGCTTTATCGAGTTAGTGCGACTTTCTCGCGGGTTTGAGGCATTGGCT includes the following:
- a CDS encoding DUF5069 domain-containing protein translates to MTATPQNASSFPQTAKGELGGIIYLRELIESVRNGSKEVMRKGYGKAVLEFLCLSPQQFETLIRRTKTDEEVLIELRARLGAAWPSDYAIAEFNTRCKNRQKKRP